Proteins encoded within one genomic window of Calonectris borealis chromosome 1, bCalBor7.hap1.2, whole genome shotgun sequence:
- the CCT8 gene encoding T-complex protein 1 subunit theta isoform X1, with translation MALHVPKAPGFAQMLKEGAKHYSGLEEAVYRNIQACKELAQTTRTAYGPNGMNKMVINHLEKLFVTNDAATILRELEVQHPAAKMLVMASHMQEQEVGDGTNFVLVFAGVLLELAEDLLRMGLSVSEVIEGYEKACKKALEILPDLVCCSAKNLRDVEEVASLLHTSVMSKQYGNEQFLAKLIAQACVSILPDSGHFNVDNIRVCKIVGAGISASSVLHGMVFKKETEGDVTSVKDAKIAVYSCPFDGMITETKGTVLIKNAEELMNFSKGEENLMDLQVKAIADSGANVVVTGGKVADMALHYANKYNLMLVRLNSKWDLRRLCKTVGATALPRLTPPTLEEMGHCDSVYLSEVGDTQVVVFKHEKEDGAISTILIRGSTDNLMDDIERAVDDGVNTFKVLTRDKRLVPGGGATEIELAKQITSYGETCPGLDQYAIKKFAEAFEAIPRALAENSGVKANEVISKLYAVHQEGNKNVGFDIEAEAAAVKDMLEAGVLDTYLGKSWGIKLATNAAVTVLRVDQIIMAKPAGGPKPPSGKKDWDEDQND, from the exons ATGGCGCTGCACGTCCCCAAGGCCCCGGGCTTCGCCCAGATGCTCAAGGAAGGGGCGAAG cattatTCAGGACTAGAAGAAGCTGTTTATAGGAACATCCAGGCATGCAAAGAACTTGCTCAAACCACCCGTACAGCTTATGGACCAAATG GAATGAACAAAATGGTTATCAATCATCTGGAGAAGCTTTTTGTTACAAATGATGCTGCTACTATCTTGAGAGAACTGGAG GTCCAGCATCCTGCTGCAAAAATGCTTGTGATGGCTTCCCACATGCAAGAGCAAGAAGTTGGGGATGGAACAAACTTTGTCCTTGTTTTTGCTGGAGTTCTTCTGGAGTTGGCAGAAGACCTTCTGAGGATGGGGTTATCAGTCTCAGAG GTGATTGAAGGATATGAAAAGGCTTGCAAGAAAGCCCTAGAAATTCTTCCAGACTTGGTATGCTGTTCTGCAAAAAACCTTCGAGACGTTGAAGAAGTGGCATCTTTGTTGCATACTTCAGTGATGAGCAAACAATATGGCAATGAACAATTTTTGGCAAAACTTATTGCTCAGGCCTGTG TTTCTATTCTTCCTGATTCTGGTCATTTCAACGTTGATAATATCAGAGTGTGCAAAATTGTG ggTGCTGGTATCTCTGCTTCCTCAGTACTGCATGgcatggtttttaaaaaagaaactgaaggagATGTTACTTCTGTCAAAGATGCAAAAATAGCTGTGTATTCCTGCCCTTTTGATGGTATGATAACTGAAACTAAG GGCACCGTGCTTATAAAGAATGCCGAAGAACTGATGAATTTCAGTAAGGGAGAAGAAAATCTAATGGATTTGCAAGTCAAAGCTATTGCTGATAGTGGTGCAAATGTAGTAGTAACAGGTGGCAAAGTGGCAGACATGGCACTTCATTATGCCAACAAATACAATCTTATGTTAGTCAG gttgaACTCAAAGTGGGATCTGAGAAGACTGTGCAAAACCGTTGGCGCAACAGCCCTACCCAGACTG actCCCCCTACTCTAGAAGAAATGGGTCACTGCGATAGTGTATATTTATCAGAGGTTGGGGACACGCAAGTTGTTGTCTTTAAGCATG AAAAGGAGGATGGTGCCATTTCTACTATACTCATTCGTGGATCTACAGACAATCTGATGGATGACATAGAGAGAGCAGTAGATGATGGTGTAAATACTTTCAAAGTACTCACAAGG GATAAACGTCTCGTTCCTGGAGGTGGTGCAACAGAGATTGAATTAGCCAAGCAGATCACATCTTATGGAGAG ACTTGTCCTGGGCTTGACCAATATGCCATCAAGAAGTTTGCTGAAGCATTTGAAGCCATTCCGCGAGCACTGGCAGAAAACTCTGGAGTAAAGGCTAATGAGGTCATCTCCAAACTTTATGCTGTGCACCAGGAAGGCAATAAAAATGTTGGATTTGATATTGAG GCTGAAGCCGCTGCTGTGAAGGATATGTTGGAAGCTGGTGTATTAGACACATACCTTGGAAAATCCTGGGGTATCAAGCTAGCTACAAATGCAGCAGTAACTGTCCTAAGGGTAGATCAG ATcattatggcaaaaccagctggTGGCCCTAAACCTCCATCAGGAAAGAAAGACTGGGACGAAGACCAAAATGATTGA
- the CCT8 gene encoding T-complex protein 1 subunit theta isoform X3, producing MALHVPKAPGFAQMLKEGAKHYSGLEEAVYRNIQACKELAQTTRTAYGPNGMNKMVINHLEKLFVTNDAATILRELEVQHPAAKMLVMASHMQEQEVGDGTNFVLVFAGVLLELAEDLLRMGLSVAQVIEGYEKACKKALEILPDLVCCSAKNLRDVEEVASLLHTSVMSKQYGNEQFLAKLIAQACVSILPDSGHFNVDNIRVCKIVGAGISASSVLHGMVFKKETEGDVTSVKDAKIAVYSCPFDGMITETKGTVLIKNAEELMNFSKGEENLMDLQVKAIADSGANVVVTGGKVADMALHYANKYNLMLVRLNSKWDLRRLCKTVGATALPRLTPPTLEEMGHCDSVYLSEVGDTQVVVFKHEKEDGAISTILIRGSTDNLMDDIERAVDDGVNTFKVLTRDKRLVPGGGATEIELAKQITSYGETCPGLDQYAIKKFAEAFEAIPRALAENSGVKANEVISKLYAVHQEGNKNVGFDIEAEAAAVKDMLEAGVLDTYLGKSWGIKLATNAAVTVLRVDQIIMAKPAGGPKPPSGKKDWDEDQND from the exons ATGGCGCTGCACGTCCCCAAGGCCCCGGGCTTCGCCCAGATGCTCAAGGAAGGGGCGAAG cattatTCAGGACTAGAAGAAGCTGTTTATAGGAACATCCAGGCATGCAAAGAACTTGCTCAAACCACCCGTACAGCTTATGGACCAAATG GAATGAACAAAATGGTTATCAATCATCTGGAGAAGCTTTTTGTTACAAATGATGCTGCTACTATCTTGAGAGAACTGGAG GTCCAGCATCCTGCTGCAAAAATGCTTGTGATGGCTTCCCACATGCAAGAGCAAGAAGTTGGGGATGGAACAAACTTTGTCCTTGTTTTTGCTGGAGTTCTTCTGGAGTTGGCAGAAGACCTTCTGAGGATGGGGTTATCAGT TGCACAGGTGATTGAAGGATATGAAAAGGCTTGCAAGAAAGCCCTAGAAATTCTTCCAGACTTGGTATGCTGTTCTGCAAAAAACCTTCGAGACGTTGAAGAAGTGGCATCTTTGTTGCATACTTCAGTGATGAGCAAACAATATGGCAATGAACAATTTTTGGCAAAACTTATTGCTCAGGCCTGTG TTTCTATTCTTCCTGATTCTGGTCATTTCAACGTTGATAATATCAGAGTGTGCAAAATTGTG ggTGCTGGTATCTCTGCTTCCTCAGTACTGCATGgcatggtttttaaaaaagaaactgaaggagATGTTACTTCTGTCAAAGATGCAAAAATAGCTGTGTATTCCTGCCCTTTTGATGGTATGATAACTGAAACTAAG GGCACCGTGCTTATAAAGAATGCCGAAGAACTGATGAATTTCAGTAAGGGAGAAGAAAATCTAATGGATTTGCAAGTCAAAGCTATTGCTGATAGTGGTGCAAATGTAGTAGTAACAGGTGGCAAAGTGGCAGACATGGCACTTCATTATGCCAACAAATACAATCTTATGTTAGTCAG gttgaACTCAAAGTGGGATCTGAGAAGACTGTGCAAAACCGTTGGCGCAACAGCCCTACCCAGACTG actCCCCCTACTCTAGAAGAAATGGGTCACTGCGATAGTGTATATTTATCAGAGGTTGGGGACACGCAAGTTGTTGTCTTTAAGCATG AAAAGGAGGATGGTGCCATTTCTACTATACTCATTCGTGGATCTACAGACAATCTGATGGATGACATAGAGAGAGCAGTAGATGATGGTGTAAATACTTTCAAAGTACTCACAAGG GATAAACGTCTCGTTCCTGGAGGTGGTGCAACAGAGATTGAATTAGCCAAGCAGATCACATCTTATGGAGAG ACTTGTCCTGGGCTTGACCAATATGCCATCAAGAAGTTTGCTGAAGCATTTGAAGCCATTCCGCGAGCACTGGCAGAAAACTCTGGAGTAAAGGCTAATGAGGTCATCTCCAAACTTTATGCTGTGCACCAGGAAGGCAATAAAAATGTTGGATTTGATATTGAG GCTGAAGCCGCTGCTGTGAAGGATATGTTGGAAGCTGGTGTATTAGACACATACCTTGGAAAATCCTGGGGTATCAAGCTAGCTACAAATGCAGCAGTAACTGTCCTAAGGGTAGATCAG ATcattatggcaaaaccagctggTGGCCCTAAACCTCCATCAGGAAAGAAAGACTGGGACGAAGACCAAAATGATTGA
- the CCT8 gene encoding T-complex protein 1 subunit theta isoform X2, with the protein MNKMVINHLEKLFVTNDAATILRELEVQHPAAKMLVMASHMQEQEVGDGTNFVLVFAGVLLELAEDLLRMGLSVAQVIEGYEKACKKALEILPDLVCCSAKNLRDVEEVASLLHTSVMSKQYGNEQFLAKLIAQACVSILPDSGHFNVDNIRVCKIVGAGISASSVLHGMVFKKETEGDVTSVKDAKIAVYSCPFDGMITETKGTVLIKNAEELMNFSKGEENLMDLQVKAIADSGANVVVTGGKVADMALHYANKYNLMLVRLNSKWDLRRLCKTVGATALPRLTPPTLEEMGHCDSVYLSEVGDTQVVVFKHEKEDGAISTILIRGSTDNLMDDIERAVDDGVNTFKVLTRDKRLVPGGGATEIELAKQITSYGETCPGLDQYAIKKFAEAFEAIPRALAENSGVKANEVISKLYAVHQEGNKNVGFDIEAEAAAVKDMLEAGVLDTYLGKSWGIKLATNAAVTVLRVDQIIMAKPAGGPKPPSGKKDWDEDQND; encoded by the exons ATGAACAAAATGGTTATCAATCATCTGGAGAAGCTTTTTGTTACAAATGATGCTGCTACTATCTTGAGAGAACTGGAG GTCCAGCATCCTGCTGCAAAAATGCTTGTGATGGCTTCCCACATGCAAGAGCAAGAAGTTGGGGATGGAACAAACTTTGTCCTTGTTTTTGCTGGAGTTCTTCTGGAGTTGGCAGAAGACCTTCTGAGGATGGGGTTATCAGT TGCACAGGTGATTGAAGGATATGAAAAGGCTTGCAAGAAAGCCCTAGAAATTCTTCCAGACTTGGTATGCTGTTCTGCAAAAAACCTTCGAGACGTTGAAGAAGTGGCATCTTTGTTGCATACTTCAGTGATGAGCAAACAATATGGCAATGAACAATTTTTGGCAAAACTTATTGCTCAGGCCTGTG TTTCTATTCTTCCTGATTCTGGTCATTTCAACGTTGATAATATCAGAGTGTGCAAAATTGTG ggTGCTGGTATCTCTGCTTCCTCAGTACTGCATGgcatggtttttaaaaaagaaactgaaggagATGTTACTTCTGTCAAAGATGCAAAAATAGCTGTGTATTCCTGCCCTTTTGATGGTATGATAACTGAAACTAAG GGCACCGTGCTTATAAAGAATGCCGAAGAACTGATGAATTTCAGTAAGGGAGAAGAAAATCTAATGGATTTGCAAGTCAAAGCTATTGCTGATAGTGGTGCAAATGTAGTAGTAACAGGTGGCAAAGTGGCAGACATGGCACTTCATTATGCCAACAAATACAATCTTATGTTAGTCAG gttgaACTCAAAGTGGGATCTGAGAAGACTGTGCAAAACCGTTGGCGCAACAGCCCTACCCAGACTG actCCCCCTACTCTAGAAGAAATGGGTCACTGCGATAGTGTATATTTATCAGAGGTTGGGGACACGCAAGTTGTTGTCTTTAAGCATG AAAAGGAGGATGGTGCCATTTCTACTATACTCATTCGTGGATCTACAGACAATCTGATGGATGACATAGAGAGAGCAGTAGATGATGGTGTAAATACTTTCAAAGTACTCACAAGG GATAAACGTCTCGTTCCTGGAGGTGGTGCAACAGAGATTGAATTAGCCAAGCAGATCACATCTTATGGAGAG ACTTGTCCTGGGCTTGACCAATATGCCATCAAGAAGTTTGCTGAAGCATTTGAAGCCATTCCGCGAGCACTGGCAGAAAACTCTGGAGTAAAGGCTAATGAGGTCATCTCCAAACTTTATGCTGTGCACCAGGAAGGCAATAAAAATGTTGGATTTGATATTGAG GCTGAAGCCGCTGCTGTGAAGGATATGTTGGAAGCTGGTGTATTAGACACATACCTTGGAAAATCCTGGGGTATCAAGCTAGCTACAAATGCAGCAGTAACTGTCCTAAGGGTAGATCAG ATcattatggcaaaaccagctggTGGCCCTAAACCTCCATCAGGAAAGAAAGACTGGGACGAAGACCAAAATGATTGA